From the genome of Thiomicrorhabdus indica:
GAACCAAAATTCGTTTTTGAGCATCCGACCATACCTGAGTCAATGAAACGACTCGGCTCTTTTTGGAAGCGACCTAAAGGTGGGCATTGGTTTGCAATTTTATTGTTATATCCACTAGGTGTAAGTTTAGCTTGGGGAATTATTACGCCAATGCTGGTTGATGCAAACTGGGGCTTGGATAACATCGGTTTTGTTGTGAATGTCATCGGCTCTTCCATCGGAATCCTAGCAGCACTATCCGCTGGTTGGCTTATTAAACATCATGGTCGTAAAAATACCATTCGAGCTTCGGTACTATTTCAATTGCCGGGTATTTTACTTTTAACCCTAATTGCTTTAGGACATACAGACACGCTAACTGTCAGCCTGATCATCGCCTCTTTCTTTCTGACTTACACACCTGTCAGCGCAGTGCTATATACCCTAATGATGGATCATTCTTCCAACGAAAATCCTGCCACGGATGTCGCCCTGCAGTTTAGCGTATACAGTGCAATTGGTTTTGCAGCAGCTGGCGTAGGCACTGCACTTGCAGGACAAATTGGCTACCTATCCGTATTTATTCTAGCTGCATTTGCCGTTCTTATTGCTGCACTTGCAACTTTTACCTATCCGTTTAAGGAGAACAAAAATGTCTGATTCAAATCACGATACGATTACCGCTAAAAGCGGATTATGGGGCGTGATTGTACCAGTAAAAGTTCGTATCAATATTGCGATTGGCTTAGGCGCTTTAAGTAGCCTGCTGGTTCTTGCGGCAATTGTCAGTTTGGCAGTGGTCGTGCACAGTCTTGTCATAAATGATCATCAACATTGGCTCTGGGTCGGATTAGCTTTTATGTTTACCATTTTAGGATTAGCGACAAAATTAGCCGCTTTTACCTTATCTCACCTCGCAGCTTTCAAGCTTGAGGTAATTTTGCGCACCGCATTAGCAGATCATTTAGCAAAACTACCGCTTGGTTTTCTGATTGAGAAAGGTTCCGGCCGTCTAACAAAAGTAATTCAAGACGATGTCAAAGCGCTGCATGCTTTTGCAGCAGACAGCACGCCCTTTTTTGGTCGTTCCTTTGCCATGCCTATTGCAACCTTTATTTTAGTTATGCTAATTGACTGGCGTTTGGGTTTAGTAGCATTCTTCATGTTAGCCATCGGCATGGGAATTATGAGCTTAGCATTTAAAAACCACAAAGAGCTTGCTGATCGCTACGATTCCGAGCGTGAAAAAATTCATCATAGCGTAATTGAATTTGTACAAGCTATGCCTGTGGTACGTACTTTTGATGATGGTAGCCAATCGTTTGGACGCTATATGACAGCGCTTGAAGGTTTCCGTGAAGTGTTTTCCAAATGGATGTCTCAGTCAGGTACTGCTGCAAAAGCGGGGATGTTAGCGCTTAGCCCTCTACCGACCGTCATGGCGCTATTAATTATAGGGGGATATTTTTATATCAACCAACAAATTGAGTTTTCCACTTGGCTAGCAATTCTGCTAATCGGCTCCGGTTTAGTGGAATCGATTATGCCTCTAATGTGGCTGAATCAATTTATTCGCAAGGCACAAACCAGTGCCTTACGAATTCAAAGCCTGCTTGAGGAACCAGTAATGCCCTTAACTGAGACACCACAACAACCAAACGATGCCAGTATTGCTTTTAATCAAGTTGATTTTAATTACGGCACACGAGAACAAAATGCGCTAAAAAAAGTTAGCTTTCAAGTACCGCAAGGAACAGTCGCAGCGTTGGTTGGGCCATCTGGAGCAGGAAAAAGTACCGCTGCTAAACTGATTCCGCGTTTTTGGGATGTCACAAATGGTGCCATCAAAATCGGCGGTGTTGATGTCCGTGACATGTCTCCAGAAACATTAATGAGTAAAGTGTCTTTTGTATTTCAAGACACCTTTTTATTCCATGACAGCTTAGCGAATAATATTCGCTTGGGTATTGACGGTGCAACGCAAGAACAAATTGAGGCTGCGGCCAAATCTGCTCAAGCGCATGATTTTATCCAACGACTTCCGCAAGGTTACAACACCATCGCTGGAGATCGTGGGACTCGATTATCGGGAGGTCAACGCCAACGTATCACCATTGCCCGAGCCATTCTGCAAAACCGCCCGATTGTTGTGCTAGATGAAGCAACGGCTTTTGCCGATCCAGAAAACGAAGCCGCTTTAATTCAAGCTTTAGCAAATCTGATGCAAGGACGGACAGTCATTATTATTGCGCACCGCCTATCAACGATTAAAGATGCCGATCAAATCATTGTATTTGATCAAGGTGAAGTGGTTGAAAAAGGTCAACACTCAGCACTGGTTGAACAGCGAGGTGTGTATGCTCGTTTATGGCGCAATTATGAAAAAGCCCAAGGCTGGTCACTGGGTAAAAACTCAAATAAGGAGGCGAAATAATGAGCACTAAAAACAACCAAACGGCTAAATCAATTCCGTCTCTAAAACAATCTTTTCAACGAATGATTCATGCTGCTGGCGATCAAGGTTCTGCGTTAAAACGCTCTTTTACACTGACAATTGCTTCAGCAATTCTACAAGGTTTAGCTTTTGCTTGCCTCTATCCATTATTCAACGCGTTAGTTACCGAAGGCAATACAGAAAAAGCCATCCAATGGCTTAGCACCATGTTGATCATAAGTTTATTTGAACTGATCTTACGTTGGCAAGCACACAATTTTGGTTATTCTGAAAAACTCTCAGAAGTGACTCACCAGATGCGTGTCAAAATCGGCGCACAACTTCGTAAAATCCCACTGCATGTATTGTCAGACAAGCGTACAGGCGAATTTACGTCAGTTATTGCAGGGAATGTTGATGAAGTCATTACCCCTATGGGGAATGTGGTCGAGATGTTTATACGCAGCCTAATCGTCCCAATAGTCATTGTGATTGCGACAGCGTTTGTTAACTGGCAATTGGCTTTGGCACTGTTGTTGATTTTTCCGATGATGATTCCGATTTACCGCTGGCGTCGAACCGCTTTTGGCAAGGGAATGCGTACCCTAGAAAAGGCACATAAACAAACAAACTCAGAAATTATTGAATACGCTCAAGGTTTGCCGGTTTTACGGGCGGCAAATGCAACCGGGGACAAGGCACAAAAATTGCAACAATCACTAATTCACCTGCAAATGGTGCAACGTAAAGGACAATTAAAAGGTGTTATTCCAAACCTGAGTCTTTGGACTCTAGTTGAAGGCGGTATTATTCTGGTTCTGGCACTGGGTGTCTATTTTATTACCACGCAAAGCCTAACGATTGCAGCTCTAGCAGCGCTTTTAGTGATTAGTGTTCGTTTGTCGGAATCTGTAGCAATTATCACCAATGTATCTGCAGTTCTGGATTATATGGAAACTGGCCTTGAAAAAATTGAAGAATTTTTAGCGATCAAACCACTCGATTTTGATCAGCAACAACCATTGCCCGAGAAGTTTAATCTGGAATTTAAGAATTTACGTTTTGGTTATCAAACTGATAGCACACCAGAACTGGATCAAATCAACTTGAAAATTCCTGAAAAATCAATGACCGCTTTGGTTGGACCTTCCGGTTCCGGCAAGACCACTCTAACACGGATGATAATGCGTTATGCCGATCCGCAAGAAGGTCAGCTACTGCTCAGCAATATCGATTTAAGACGAATTTCCCCTGACCTACTCATGCAGAATATTTCAGTGGTCTTCCAAGATGTTTATCTATTTGATGACACCATCTTGAACAATATTCGCATGGGGAAACCAGATGCATCGGATGAACAAGTTGAAGCCGCTGCAAAATCGGCACACTGCCACGAATTTATTGCCCGACTACCGCATGGTTACCAGACCCGTGTTGGCGAAATCGGCGGCACCTTATCAGGAGGCGAACGCCAACGAATCAGTATAGCCCGTGCGATACTTAAAGATGCGCCGATTGTGATTCTTGATGAGCCTACCGCAGCCTTGGATACTGAAAGCGAACTAGCCGTTCAACAAGCAATTGATGAGTTAGTCCAAAATCGCACCGTGATTGTGATTGCGCATCGTCTGTCCACCATTGTCGGCGCTGATCAGATTGTCGTTTTGGAAGATGGCAAAATCAAACAAATCGGAAAACATGACGAACTGATTTCACAAGATGGTCGCTATCTGTCTATGTGGCAGGCACAACAGAATGTTAAAAATTGGCATTTACACTCTCCAAACAAATAGATCTCTAAAACATCGAGAAACAAGAGAATATTTCAAAAAATACCGGAAATGACAGTATGAATAAAGAAGAGCTAACCAACGCATTCAATCAGCGTGCCTCCGATTATGACAAGGGATGGGAACAATTATCACCTGTTCTCCACGGTCTGTACCATTTACTCAGCTCAATTCTCTCGGAATTACCTCATGATGCAAAAATACTCTGCGTTGGAGCTGGAACTGGTGCCGAGCTATCATACCTAGCGCAAAAAAATCCTAATTGGCACTTCACAGCTGTTGACCCCTCATCCGCAATGTTAGACATTTGCCGCCAGCGCGCAAAGACCGAAGGGTTTTATTCTCGTTGTAGTTTTTACGAAGGCTATCTTGAAACACTTCCCTCTGAAGACAAATATGATGCCGCGACCGCCCTTCTTGTATCCCATTTCATTCTTGAACAACAGGATCGTAAGAAGTTTTTCGGAGAAGTTGCCAATAAGTTAAAGCTAGGAGGGATATTAACCAATGCCGATTTATCAACCGGAAGCAGTCCTCACAACTATGAAGCTCTATTGGATGCTTGGATAAATATAACCTCTAGTACTGACACTTCGAACGAGGATCAAAAACAAATACGGGATATGTATTTTAATGATGTTGCCGTACTACCTCCACGACAAGTCGCATCGCTAATTCAATCGGCAGGTTTTGAGTTACCGGTACAATTTTTCCAATCTGGATTAATTCACGCTTGGTTCTCAAAATGCGCTTTCCACCAAGCAAGTTAACAGCTACTCACGATCCAGATTTGTCGCTCGTCCCAAGACACCAGAAATCAAGACACAAAAATGTCGTTCACTAAAATCGCATGTACTTCAACCGAGACCAAGAAAGACCGAAAAATGAAACAATTAACTCCTCTCGCCATCTCCAATTTTTTAACCGTTGCATCAATGATGGCTTTTACTGTCATCGTCGGACCGCTGATCCGTCAGCTTGAGCTTGAAGAGTGGCATGGCGGTTTAATGGTTGCCGTTGCCGGAATCAGCTGGTTGTTTCTTGCGCGACCTTGGGGGCATGCCAGTGACCTAAAGGGTCGTAAACCGGTACTGCTTTTGGCGATCGGTGGATTTGCCATAATGTATTTATGCCTAGCTGTAATTCTCGAACTGAGTGAACAAGCCCTGTTTTCGGCTTGGATGCTTGTCTTACTACTCACTCTTATTCGCAGTCTGATCGGAAGTTTTTATGCCGGCATTCCGGTAATTATCAATGCTTTTATTGCTGACAATTTTGGCTCGGACAAACGTACTTCAGCCATGGCACTGATAGGCTTTTCAAATGCTTTAGGTATGATTTTTGGCCCTTTCATGGCCGGTTTACTTGTAGTTTACAGTCTAACCACTCCGATTTATCTCGCTACCATTTTACCGCTATTAGCATTATTAGTCGTTTGGTGGAAGCTACCAAATGAAAAGGTAGAAAACGATGCATCGCTACCAAAACCCAAATGGCACGATCAACGGTTGCGCTTACCTATGGCCAGCGGTTTTGTTGCCATGAGCAGCGTAATTGCCGCACAAACGCTGGTGGGCTTTTTTGCGATTGACCGTCTGCAATTGGACTTAAATGAAGCAGCACAAGTCGCCGGTTATGCTCTGACAGCGGTTGGCATCACTTTAGTGCTAGTGCAAGGATTCATTATTAAAAAATCGACTATGCAACCAATCCAAATGGTCATAGTCGGCGCTTTCATTTCGGCGATTGGCTTTTTCTGCCTAGTATGGGTGAGCCAAATCTGGCAATTGATTGCTGGATTTTCGGTAATTGCAATCGGTTTGGGACTGCTTTTTCCCGGCAAACAGGCAATGACGGCAAATGCCGTCGAAGCGTATGAACAGGGAGCCGCCTCTGGAACCGTCTCAGCAACCTATGGGTTAGCGATGATCGTCGCACCAATTATGGCCACACTTCTATATCAACTCAGCAGTGACTTCGCATTTAGCGTCTTTGCAGTGATGCTACTTGCTCTATCAGCCATGGCAATTCGCAAATACAAACACCAGCAAATTGAATTTGAGGGTGCTCTATGACCCCTTGGTGAATTCTAACTCAGGCGATCATTACCGAAACCATCGCCACCAGCGCGCTGAAAAGTTCACAAGAGTTTAAGAGTTTAAGAGTTTACTCGCCCCATTCCGTCGATAATTATCATAATCGGCTACGGACTCTCTTTCTACCTACTTACCCTACCCCTAAGATCTCTACCAATCGGGACAGTTTTACGCAGTTTGGTCAGCCGCTGGTATTGCACTGATTACCCTGATTGGCTAGCGGGTGTTTAAAGAAAAACCCAACACTCCGATGCTGCTTGGCATCGGTTTGATTATTTTAGACATTCTAACCATCCATTTTTTCTCGAAACCTCATACTTAAACATTCTGCATGCTTTACACTTTTAACAATCTTTAGCACTAAAAGAAAAATGATATGCACTTGGATTTTTCCCAATTAACACCAACCGAACGTTATTTCACCATGACGCAAGCGATTATCCCTCGCCCCATTGCTTGGATTCTGACTGAAAACCTCAACGGCAGTCACAATCTAGCGCCCTATTCCTATTTCACACCGATCTGCAGTGATCCACCTTTAGTGTTAATTTCCGCTGGAAAAAAAGCTCAAGGAATTGAAGCAGGTCAACCAAAAGATACCGTACTAAACATTACCGGCCGGGAACATTTTGTTATTCACATACCGACTGCAGAACAAATCAATGCTGTTCAAAAGTCGGCGGCGCTAATGCACTATGGCGAATCTGAGGTGAAACAACTGGGATTAGAGCTGACACAATTCGAAGACTTTCCTTTGCCGAGATTAAAAGACAGCTCAATTGCGTTAGCCTGTCGTTTGCACAGACTAGATGAAATCGGAAATACACCGCAAGCAGTTATTTACGGAGAAATCCTTTCGGTCTATATCGCAGACAATTTGCTTAATGCCCAAAACCGCATCGATCCACTTCTTCTTAACCCGCTTTCCAAACTCGGCGGAGCCAATTACGCACCTTTGGATACCATTATTCAACCGGAACTTTGATTATGTTGGAAGCTTTGCAAAATCGCCTACATGAGGACATCCCGCTAACCAAACATATGGGGATTGAAATCGATAGCTACGATGGAGAAACTCTGTCACTTAAAGCGCCTCTGAATCGAAACATTAATCATAAACAGACGGCTTTCGGCGGCAGTCTTTATTCGGTATCCGTGCTAACCGGCTGGAGTTTGATTTACTTGATCTTGCAGGAAGCGAATCTTGAGGGCCATATTGTCATTCAAAAAACACAAACCCATTTCCTGCTTCCGGTCAGTACAGACCTGATGACCCAATGTCGAATCCCTAATCCACAAGACAAGGCACGTTTTTTAAAGGTTTATCATCGAAAAGGTTTGGCTAGGCTGCACTTGAACGTAGAAATCACAGACGAGAAAGGAAACACCCAGCTCTGCTTTGAAGGCGATTATGTCGTTCATAAACATCCTTTGCCGAACTGAGAAAATAACCAAAATTGAAATGTGGAAAGGCCTCTGCACAACAAAGCTATTGTGAAACCACTAGAGGCCACCCTTTGGGATGCTGCATAATTTCAACGGGGAAATCATACACATAACTTAATAGGCGATTCTGATAGACTTTTTCTATCTTATTTAACGCCTGAACTTTGCCTTGTTTTAATAACAAGGCACGATCACCATATTGAGCTGCAAGATTGAGATCATGCAAAACCGCCACCACTCCAATGCGATGGTATTGAGCGAATTCCTTAACCTTCGCAAAAACCTGATGTTGATGCGATAAATCCAGACTTGATGTGCACTCATCCAAAAACAGATAACGCGGCTCATCACGATGAAACCCACTATACTCCAGCTGAGCTAACACGCGAGACAAATGAACTCGCTGTTTCTCACCACCAGAAAGCGTCAAAAAATTTCGCTCAGCTAAGTGCATAACATCAAAACGTTCCAATGCCTGTAAAGTAACCGTTTCTATATTAGACTTTGAAACGGAACGTAAAGCCATCTGTACCACTTCTTTCACTAAAAAAGGAAAATCCAGATAAATCGACTGAGGCATAACAGCGCGAACCCCCGATAACTGCAAACCTGAAAAATCCTTAATGTTTTTGAAATTTAGCATGACTTTACCGTCGTAGCCAGAATAGTCCCCCGTTAAGCAATTTAACAAGCTCGATTTACCGGCACCATTAGGCCCAAGAATACATAGCAACTCACCGGCTTCAACATCTAAAGAGATGTTGTCTAAAATAGGTTTATTATCGAAGGCAAGACTTAAATTGGTCGCTTGTAACATATCTTCTCCTGAAATCTTTACCAGCCGACTCGACTGCGTCGCTGCAACAAGAGCCATAAAAAGAAAGGCCCACCAAAAGCGGCAATCACCAATCCAATCGGCAATTCTGCTGGTGCTAGAAGAGTTCTTGCGACCATATCTGACCCAAGCACTAACATTGCCCCCATAATGGCACTTCCTGGCAGTAACCAGCGATGATCCGGCCCAAGTAACAGACGAACTAAATGCGGAGCAACCAAGCCAATAAAGCCAATCATTCCACTTACCGCAACCGCAGAACCAACCGCTAAAGCACTTAACACAATCACACCAGTCTTGAGCTGCTTAAGCTTATACCCCATATGATGGCAAACCAACTCCCCCATCAAAAAAGCATTCAAGCTCTTGGCAAAATAAGGCAGTGCACCGATGGCTAAAATGATGGGTAACGAAACCATCAATAAATCTTCGTTTGAAGCACTCGCGATCGAACCCATACTCCAGAAAGTCAAACTACGTAACTCTTCATCTGTTGCATAATAGGTCAAGATCCCAGTCGCTGCGCCTGCAATCGCATTAATCGCAATCCCTGCCAAGAGCATAAGTCCAACATCCGTTCGGCCATTACGAGTGGCAATTTGATAAATGATTAACGTAACAACAAGACCACCTAAAAAAGCAGCTATCGGCAGTGCAAAATAACCTCCCCAAGCGACCCAGCCTGACAGCGAACTACTTCCTAAAACAATCACTGAAACAGCGGCTAAAGCTGCACCGCTTGAAACGCCCACCAAACTGGGATCGGCCAGAGGGTTTCGAAATAAGCCCTGTAAGGCGGCTCCTGCCACTCCCAAAGCGGCTCCAACCAAAATCGCCAGCAAAATTCTCGGAAGCCGAATATCCATCACCACCTTTTCAGTAAAAGGATCTATTTCCGTAATTAAGGCTGCGCTGGCTTTGACCCAATCCGTTTGAATCGCGCCGACAGACAAAGAATAAATCGCCACAACCATCATAAAGAAACTCATCGCAATTAAACCAAAATAAGGATGATCAAAGAGACGAGAGTGGTTCATGGAACGACCTTTGTAAGCAGATCACTGTTTGATAACGTTTGCTTGCCATAGACTTGTTGCGCGAGTTTAAGAATTTCTTCACCAATTCTAGGACCAAAATTGAGAAAACTATTGTCCATTACCACCAAGTTTTTTTGTTGCCCTGCCTTAGTCAGGCTAATAGCAGTGGCATTCAGTATTTTGTCGCGCCCTCCCGAAGACTGCAAACCATGCTGCATCGTGATTAAATAGCTTGGATTAAACAAAATAGCCGATTCAGCGGTTAAAGGCTTGTAGCCCTGAATTAAACCGGCCGGTGGATTTTCAACCCCAGCCAAACGCAACATTTCATCTGCACGTGTACCGCTTCCGGCAACCATCATATTGCCGTTACGCATACCCAGAACAAACATCGCTGTTTTGCCAGATTTACCAGCCATTTTTGCCACTTTGACTTTAGAAATCTCAAGCTCTTTTTTGATTTTTGAAATCAATGCCTCAGCTTGTTCAAGTTTATCCAACGCCTTTCCAATTTCTGTGATTTTGTGAAACACGCCTTCAACAGTAAATCGGTTTTCAATTTGAACAACTTTAATGCCGGCTGCCTTTAACTGCGTAAAGACTTTCTGAGGCTTTGCATCTTTGGTCGTAATCACTAAACTTGGATTCAACGACAATATCCCTTCAGCACTGAGCTGACGCATGTAACCGACACTCGGCAACTTAACGACTTCTGCCGGATAAGTGCTAGTAACATCTCGTCCAACAAGTTGTTTTTCAGCGTTTAATTCATAGAGGATTTCTGTTAAAGATCCATCAATAACGACAATCCTTTCCGCTTGCGCTTTATGAGATAACCCCAGTAATACAAATAGCAAAACAAAACTGGTAATAAAATAACGCGCACTTTTCAACTCGCAGAATAAACAAAGTTTCATTGTGACTTCTCCCTCTACGCTCTCATGATTCTTCAGCAGGTAACTCTGACAATACAGCCAACAAGTCTTGCCATTTATTCATGATGGTTGCATCACCTCGTGCATCGGGGTGTAAATAAAGCATGGCGATAGACTGTTGGGATTTATCAAACCATTCAATCGACTCAATCACCTCTTTTTCACTCGGTTTATACACTCGCCAAACTTGATCAATCTCTGACAAATTAAGGTGCATGTGAAAGTGCTCATCTAAAACATTAAACCAAGGGCCGGTTTCCATAAGATTAGAAATCGTTCCTTGATGAATCTGAGTACAAACCCCATTCGGTGCAAAGATCAAAAGCGGGATGTGCAGACGTGCTAATTGTTCCAACATAAACTTTGCCGCATCGGCGGGAAGTTTTGAAGCAACGGTCTCTAGCCGTTGATAAGCTTGAGGGCGTGTCAACCCATAACGTTTTAACAATGGCCCTACCTGATGCGAGTTCGTCATTTGCTGCCACTGTTTTTCAAATTCAGCCCAGACATCATCGGAAATATGAATGCCTAATAAATCTTTACCGGCCGGTATTTCTGGAACAGGCATCACAAAATCGGCTCGGTACTTTTGGGTCAAGTAATCATAGGCTGCACAATCACTTTGTTCAGTCAGATAAATTTTATGAATCGCACGCCCTTGAACATCGAAGAACTGTAAACTTAGTCGGTCATTTTCGTTTACCGCAAAGCCATACTTCACCTCATTGATTCGTAAGCGTAAATCCACCGGCGGATTCTCTAAAATCATATGAGCATGTCGAAAGCGAGGATTGTGATAATGCCCATGATGCTCAAACACAATGCTATCGTTTCGAGTCAACGCCATTACCTCCCCTAAATTTTGCACAGCAATCAATAAGTCTTGTAGACGGCCGATATCCAATGGAATTGCCTGATTTGGGAAGGATAAAGCCACATATTCGGCCTCACTAATTCCCATCATATTGGCGGCTTCTCTCGCACGAGGTGGACGCTTAGAAGACTGCAACAGCTGTTTTTGTTCGATTAATGCATGCATCTTTTACTCCTGCTCGTCCCAGTTTTCGACAGCAAACGTCAATTTCCCAGAACCAAAATCCGTCACTCTAATGCGAGCATAGTGGTAATCTCCTTCTGCACTCGAGGTAGCCGAGCGCAGAATCCATCCATTACTAGCATCCTCGTGAATGTTCACACTGTGAGTGGCCATATCATAGGTGTACCAATCTTGGAATTGAGATTGCACGGCATCGGTCAACCAATCCGACTCCGAACAATTCTCATATGTGACTGCGTCAAATATCGCGAGAGTATTTTCTGGCGTTTTTGATTCAAATTCGGCTTGCACCGCTGAGCCGTTTTCATCGTATAAAGAGTCATAGCTATGCGCTAGACACCCTAGAACATTTCCATCTCCTGACACGCCACTGTTCGTTTTAAAACCAACATACTTTTGATAAGCCAAATGCCATGTTTGACCTTCAGAAACAACCTGCCCCGTTGCAAGATTCAAATACACTGCTTGGGTGGTATCAGTCGCCGCATCTAATGTGACAAGCTGCGAAGGTTCATTCGCGCCTGCTTGCGCAATTCGCAATCGCAATGTTGCGCTTGGTGCAGTGCCATCCTCACCATAATTACCAATCACTTGAGCTTTGTAATAAGCGCCATTTTCTTCAAATACATAGGTCGCATAGTTTGGCCACATTTTATGCATACCTGCAACGCTGTACTCCAAAGGCCCATAGCCACCAGGTGAAGAAAGCACACCACTGGCGGTATCTTCAAAAAACTTATACACTTGATTTCGGTCGGTTGGATCCGTGATTTCAAACGGGCTCTCCGCCATAATCGCACCGATTGCAGCATCACCACTTCCAGAAGCCCCGCCATTGATTTGAATCACATGTCCATAGCCTTGGCTACTAATCTTCAATTCCCAATCATCTGCTTCGGTAACAATCGAATTAGTCTCCAAATCCCAGTAGATTGGAGCACTGCTGTAATCTAATTCTGGTGTGCTTACTGCTGATTGAAATGCCTTATTTCCTGATGTCTCTTGCCCTGGTGTTTCTGTTTGAGGGTTATCGCCCTCTGAAATGGGTGATTCTGCTGGGCTGGAAGACCCACCACCTCCACCACAAGCGC
Proteins encoded in this window:
- a CDS encoding heme/hemin ABC transporter substrate-binding protein; its protein translation is MKLCLFCELKSARYFITSFVLLFVLLGLSHKAQAERIVVIDGSLTEILYELNAEKQLVGRDVTSTYPAEVVKLPSVGYMRQLSAEGILSLNPSLVITTKDAKPQKVFTQLKAAGIKVVQIENRFTVEGVFHKITEIGKALDKLEQAEALISKIKKELEISKVKVAKMAGKSGKTAMFVLGMRNGNMMVAGSGTRADEMLRLAGVENPPAGLIQGYKPLTAESAILFNPSYLITMQHGLQSSGGRDKILNATAISLTKAGQQKNLVVMDNSFLNFGPRIGEEILKLAQQVYGKQTLSNSDLLTKVVP
- a CDS encoding ChuX/HutX family heme-like substrate-binding protein, giving the protein MHALIEQKQLLQSSKRPPRAREAANMMGISEAEYVALSFPNQAIPLDIGRLQDLLIAVQNLGEVMALTRNDSIVFEHHGHYHNPRFRHAHMILENPPVDLRLRINEVKYGFAVNENDRLSLQFFDVQGRAIHKIYLTEQSDCAAYDYLTQKYRADFVMPVPEIPAGKDLLGIHISDDVWAEFEKQWQQMTNSHQVGPLLKRYGLTRPQAYQRLETVASKLPADAAKFMLEQLARLHIPLLIFAPNGVCTQIHQGTISNLMETGPWFNVLDEHFHMHLNLSEIDQVWRVYKPSEKEVIESIEWFDKSQQSIAMLYLHPDARGDATIMNKWQDLLAVLSELPAEES
- a CDS encoding HmuY family protein — its product is MKKLAKSSALLFLTLGLGACGGGGGSSSPAESPISEGDNPQTETPGQETSGNKAFQSAVSTPELDYSSAPIYWDLETNSIVTEADDWELKISSQGYGHVIQINGGASGSGDAAIGAIMAESPFEITDPTDRNQVYKFFEDTASGVLSSPGGYGPLEYSVAGMHKMWPNYATYVFEENGAYYKAQVIGNYGEDGTAPSATLRLRIAQAGANEPSQLVTLDAATDTTQAVYLNLATGQVVSEGQTWHLAYQKYVGFKTNSGVSGDGNVLGCLAHSYDSLYDENGSAVQAEFESKTPENTLAIFDAVTYENCSESDWLTDAVQSQFQDWYTYDMATHSVNIHEDASNGWILRSATSSAEGDYHYARIRVTDFGSGKLTFAVENWDEQE
- a CDS encoding FecCD family ABC transporter permease — protein: MNHSRLFDHPYFGLIAMSFFMMVVAIYSLSVGAIQTDWVKASAALITEIDPFTEKVVMDIRLPRILLAILVGAALGVAGAALQGLFRNPLADPSLVGVSSGAALAAVSVIVLGSSSLSGWVAWGGYFALPIAAFLGGLVVTLIIYQIATRNGRTDVGLMLLAGIAINAIAGAATGILTYYATDEELRSLTFWSMGSIASASNEDLLMVSLPIILAIGALPYFAKSLNAFLMGELVCHHMGYKLKQLKTGVIVLSALAVGSAVAVSGMIGFIGLVAPHLVRLLLGPDHRWLLPGSAIMGAMLVLGSDMVARTLLAPAELPIGLVIAAFGGPFFLWLLLQRRSRVGW